From the genome of Aspergillus chevalieri M1 DNA, chromosome 8, nearly complete sequence, one region includes:
- the VPS10 gene encoding vacuolar protein sorting/targeting protein 10 (COG:U;~EggNog:ENOG410PFJT;~InterPro:IPR031777,IPR031778,IPR015943,IPR036278, IPR006581;~PFAM:PF15901,PF15902;~SECRETED:SignalP(1-23);~TransMembrane:2 (n7-18c23/24o1366-1386i1415-1437o);~go_component: GO:0016021 - integral component of membrane [Evidence IEA];~go_function: GO:0005515 - protein binding [Evidence IEA]) produces MIPRWPLVVSCLLWALIWQPIAAKKDKGPAITATELDHEPVGLFYFEDTDTILFQDIETGDLLRSFDGGEKFDLVEGKNGEMKGQLLTIWPHPFDTNKAYVFGKAGKHWVTTDQGKSFDSFEVEMPPAIMPLAFHGWDSKKVIFHGEVCFGFMCANRAYYTTDDFKTVKPLRDGIVSCAWAVGDPQFAADLDIAEEIEDRILCVVPGLKIPLNSANRLVYSDDYFRSNEDGAEVKLQHGRPVSGVISTAAVKKYLVAAAQSQGTDEHALFVSDDSITWHRAEFGNHRLEEDAYTILESTNYSIQIGVLTSSRSDGMGTLFTSNSNGTYFTNNIEHVNRNPYGFMDFEKIANIQGIVMVNTVKNPKEVEEGKKKKTVSEISFDDGRSFQSLKLGDEKLHLHSVTAFANVGRVFSSPAPGIVMGVGNTGDHLKDYSEGNLYVSDDAGVTWRFARKGPHKYEFGDQGAVIMAIRDDDKTDEIWYSIDHGKDWESAKLKHKIYPRILTTTPDSTSLKFLLVGGSSEGSKDGAHTIFSIDYSGLHERKCEKDDFEKWPARLNEKGEADCLMGHKQYFKRRKANADCFVDEEFKDPEPIFEPCKCSAEDFECDYNFVRSEDRKSCKPAVALTPPKGECQKPDDTYKGPSGWRLIPGNTCIRDGGENLDADIERSCDDAKSAPAYGTISVTKQTFDSRQPSEYYYLERQSSSSQHDETIIMTTEKHVLHISHDHGKTWKQPLKGEKIVDVIPHPYYTDVAYFLTEGTKSFYTDDRRNIKSFKTPTERGLLRMPLSFHPQNKGWLIWIGPPQCTAKDCHTNAYFTTDSGATWKPLLEYVKKCMFVGDRSEDKRQGDETRKKNENLILCEQYENEKESNPVQLVYSDDFFAAHKDVHATNVVDFAAMSEYIVVATEDPEHSDSLRASVSIDGRTFADVEFPVNLNIPVQSAYTVVDSTTHAVFLHVTLNRNEGAEYGSLIKSNSNGTSYVLSLPAVNRNSPGFIDFEKMQGLEGVAVVNVVGNVNEVDKKGAGKKLKTLITHNDGAQWTLLAPPSRDADNNKFDCSVKEGRGTDDCALHLHGYTERRDPDDTFSSGSAIGLMMGVGNVGDRLGSADDADTFLTQDGGITWKSVKKGRYQYEYGDAGSVIVIVSEYKPTNVLYYTLDEGETWEEFQFSETEVLVEDITTLPSDTSKNFLLWTRESGKDKFATINVDFSGLREKGCHLDELEREGHSDDYYLWEPKHPLQADNCLFGHTEQYHRKKTSADCWNNWREPHVHSIGRNCTCTRADYECDYNYEPQSDGSCKLVPGLPEPDALAVCRDDPDEIEYWEPTGYRRVPLTTCQGGLNLDHHVSKPCPSKEKEYEEKHGISGTALFFAITIPIALACAAGYYVYNKWDGKFGQIRLGEGAGGSEGWLSRDSPVVTVPIAVIAGVVAVARALPLLVSSLWRSVSGYVRVGRGSGRPYASRGSFAARRGDYAHVVDDEDELLGVDEGEDEEDEV; encoded by the exons ATGATCCCTCGATGGCCACTCGTCGTGAGCTGCCTGCTATGGGCGCTCATCTGGCAGCCGATCGCCGCGAAGAAGGACAAAGGACCCGCGATTACGGCGACCGAGCTCGACCATGAACCCGTCGGCCTGTTCTACTTCGAAGACACGGATACGATCCTGTTCCAGGATATCGAGACGGGTGATCTGCTGCGGTCGTTTGATGGAGGCGAGAAGTTTGATCTGGTCGAGGGGAAGAATGGAGAGATGAAGGGACAGTTGCTTACGATCTGGCCGCATCCGTTTGATACGAATAAGGCGTATGTTTTCGGGAAGGCCGGGAAGCATTGGGTTACGACGGATCAGGGGAAGAGCTTTGATTCGTTTGAGGTGGAGATGCCGCCGGCGATTATGCCGTTGGCGTTTCATGGGTGGGATTCGAAGAAGGTGATTTTCCATGGGGAGGTGTGTTTTGGGTTcatgtgtgccaatcgggcGTACTATACTACCGATGATTTCAAGACGGTTAAGCCACTGCGCGACGGGATTGTTAGTTGTGCGTGGGCGGTTGGCGATCCTCAGTTTGCGGCTGATTTGGATATTGCCGAGGAGATTGAGGATCGCATTCTTTGCGTCGTTCCTGGGTTGAAGATCCCGTTGAACTCTGCGAATCGTCTTGTGTACTCGGATGACTACTTCAGGAGCAATGAGGATGGTGCTGAGGTGAAGCTGCAGCATGGCCGGCCGGTGAGCGGTGTTATCAGCACCGCGGCGGTTAAGAAGTATCTCGTGGCTGCTGCTCAGTCACAGGGTACGGACGAGCATGCGTTGTTCGTTTCCGACGACTCTATCACCTGGCATCGCGCGGAGTTTGGGAACCATCGATTGGAGGAGGACGCCTACACTATTCTGGAGAGCACGAACTACAGCATCCAAATAGGTGTCTTGACTAGCAGTCGTTCGGACGGCATGGGCACTTTGTTCACTTCCAACTCCAACGGTACTTACTTCACCAACAACATTGAGCACGTCAACCGCAACCCCTATGGATTCATGGATTTCGAGAAGATCGCCAATATCCAAGGCATCGTGATGGTCAACACGGTCAAAAACCCGAAGGAAGTCGAGGaaggcaagaagaagaagactgTCAGCGAAATCAGTTTCGATGACGGTAGAAGCTTCCAATCCCTCAAGCTCGGTGACGAGAAGCTGCATCTTCACTCCGTGACTGCTTTTGCCAACGTGGGGCGTGTGTTTTCCAGTCCAGCACCAGGTATAGTGATGGGTGTTGGCAACACGGGTGACCATCTCAAGGACTACTCCGAGGGCAACCTGTACGTGTCTGATGATGCAGGTGTTACTTGGCGGTTTGCCCGTAAGGGTCCGCACAAGTACGAGTTTGGCGATCAGGGTGCTGTTATCATGGCCATCCGCGACGACGACAAAACGGACGAGATCTGGTACTCCATCGACCATGGCAAAGACTGGGAATCTGCCAAGCTCAAGCACAAGATCTACCCCCGGATTCTCACCACCACGCCGGACTCGACCAGCTTGAAGTTCCTGCTTGTTGGCGGTAGCTCTGAGGGCAGCAAGGACGGGGCACACACTATCTTCTCGATCGACTACAGCGGCTTGCACGAACGAAAATGCGAAAAGGACGATTTCGAAAAGTGGCCGGCTCGCCTGAATGAAAAGGGTGAAGCTGACTGCTTGATGGGTCACAAGCAGTACTTTAAGCGTCGAAAGGCCAACGCCGACTGCTTCGTGGATGAAGAGTTCAAGGACCCCGAGCCGATTTTCGAACCGTGTAAGTGTAGCGCGGAGGACTTCGAGTGTGACTACAACTTTGTGCGCAGCGAGGACCGGAAGAGCTGCAAGCCGGCTGTCGCGTTGACTCCCCCGAAGGGAGAATGCCAGAAGCCGGATGATACGTACAAGGGGCCTTCTGGCTGGAGGTTGATCCCGGGTAACACCTGTATCCGTGATGGCGGCGAGAACTTGGACGCCGACATCGAGCGATCCTGCGACGATGCGAAGAGTGCACCCGCATACGGCACGATTTCGGTGACAAAACAAACGTTCGACTCGAGGCAACCCAGTGAATACTACTATCTGGAACGCCAGTCGAGCAGCTCCCAGCATGACGAGACGATTATCATGACAACGGAGAAGCATGTTCTTCATATATCTCACGATCACGGCAAGACCTGGAAGCAGCCTCTCAAGGGAGAGAAGATTGTAGATGTCATTCCTCATCCGTACTACACCGATGTTGCCTACTTTCTGACAGAGGGTACAAAGTCTTTCTACACGGACGACCGTAGAAATATCAAGAGTTTCAAGACACCCACCGAGCGGGGTTTGCTGCGAATGCCTCTCTCGTTTCACCCACAGAACAAAGGATGGCTCATCTGGATCGGCCCGCCGCAATGCACCGCTAAGGATTGCCATACTAACGCTTACTTCACGACAGATTCTGGGGCTACGTGGAAGCCTTTGCTCGAGTATGTGAAAAAGTGTATGTTTGTTGGCGACAGGAGCGAGGATAAACGTCAGGGCGATGAGACTAGAAAAAAGAACGAGAACTTGATCCTTTGCGAGCAATACGAGAACGAGAAGGAGAGCAACCCCGTTCAATTGGTTTATAGCGATGATTTCTTCGCCGCCCACAAGGACGTCCATGCCACGAACGTGGTTGATTTCGCCGCCATGTCTGAATATATCGTCGTGGCTACCGAGGATCCCGAACACAGTGACTCGCTCAGGGCCAGTGTCAGCATTGACGGCAGGACTTTTGCGGATGTCGAGTTCCCTGTGAACCTGAATATCCCCGTTCAATCGGCGTATACCGTTGTGGATAGTACAACGCATGCCGTGTTTTTACATGTCACTTTGAACAGAAATGAGGGTGCGGAGTACGGCTCGCTCATCAAAAGTAACAGCAACGGCACCTCGTATGTTCTCAGTCTGCCTGCGGTGAACCGGAATAGCCCaggcttcattgatttcgagAAGATGCAAGGTCTTGAGGGCGTGGCTGTTGTCAATGTGGTCGGGAACGTCAATGAAGTCGACAAGAAGGGTGCGGGCAAGAAGCTCAAGACCCTGATCACGCACAACGACGGCGCTCAGTGGACTTTGCTGGCTCCTCCTTCGCGGGACGCCGATAACAACAAGTTTGACTGCTCGGTTAAGGAAGGAAGGGGTACTGATGACTGTGCACTGCATCTGCATGGGTACACTGAGCGCAGGGACCCTGATGATACCTTCTCATCCGGATCGGCCATCGGTCTGATGATGGGTGTTGGTAACGTTGGTGATCGTCTGGGAAGCGCCGACGATGCAGATACGTTCCTCACCCAGGACGGTGGTATCACCTGGAAATCCGTCAAGAAGGGAAGATACCAGTACGAATACGGCGACGCCGGCTCAGTGATTGTGATTGTATCCGAATACAAGCCGACAAATGTTCTCTACTACACTCTCGACGAGGGTGAAACCTGGGAAGAGTTCCAGTTCTCGGAAACAGAGGTGCTGGTCGAAGACATCACGACTCTCCCATCTGATACATCGAAGAACTTCCTCCTCTGGACCCGAGAGTCGGGCAAGGACAAGTTCGCTACGATCAACGTGGACTTTAGCGGTCTTCGTGAAAAGGGGTGCCATCTTGATGAGCTTGAGCGCGAGGGGCACAGTGATGACTACTATCTCTGGGAGCCTAAGCATCCTTTGCAGGCGGACAATTGTTTGTTCGGTCATACTGAGCAGTACCACCGCAAGAAGACTTCGGCAGATTGCTGGAATAACTGGCGTGAACCTCATGTTCACAGTATCGGACGGAACTGCACCTGTACCCGGGCTGATTACGAGTG TGACTACAACTACGAACCCCAAAGCGACGGAAGCTGCAAGCTCGTCCCCGGCCTCCCCGAACCCGACGCCCTAGCCGTCTGCAGAGACGACCCCGACGAAATTGAATACTGGGAGCCAACCGGTTACCGCCGGGTCCCCCTAACAACCTGCCAAGGCGGTCTGAACCTCGACCACCACGTCTCCAAGCCCTGTCCCAGCAAGGAAAAAGAATACGAAGAGAAACACGGCATCTCGGGCACCGCgctcttcttcgccatcaccatccccATCGCTCTCGCTTGTGCCGCGGGCTACTACGTCTACAACAAATGGGACGGCAAGTTCGGACAGATCCGTCTGGGCGAAGGGGCCGGAGGTTCTGAGGGGTGGCTGTCGCGGGACTCGCCGGTGGTCACGGTGCCGATTGCGGTGATCGCGGGGGTTGTGGCGGTTGCGAGGGCGTTGCCGTTGCTTGTGTCGAGTCTGTGGCGCAGTGTGAGTGGGTATGTGCGTGTTGGACGGGGGAGTGGAAGGCCGTATGCGTCGAGGGGGTCGTTTGCTGCAAGGAGAGGGGATTACGCGCATgttgttgatgatgaggatgagttGCTGGGCGTTGATGAgggggaggacgaggaggatgaagttTAG
- a CDS encoding CGR1 family protein (COG:J;~EggNog:ENOG410PQQG;~InterPro:IPR005579;~PFAM:PF03879) — MSTATTAPSTAPAPVKGMRKNGKNWHDAKKPFRPAAGMTSYAKRQELRKQHEAIKEHERELKEEKEAERQAHIQRIKERRAAKEEKERYDKMAEKMHHKRVERLKRKEKRNKLLNS, encoded by the exons aTGTCGACTGCGACCACCGCTCCCTCCACGGCTCCTGCGCCCGTTAAGGGTATGAGGAAAAATG GCAAAAACTGGCACGACGCTAAGAAACCCTTCCGTCCCGCCGCCGGCATGACCTCGTATGCGAAAAGACAGGAACTGCGGAAACAGCACGAAGCCATCAAGGAACATGAAAGGGAGctgaaggaagaaaaggaggcaGAGCGTCAG GCCCATATTCAAAGAATCAAGGAACGCAGAGCCGCcaaggaggaaaaggaacgATACGACAAGATGGCAGAGAAGATGCACCACAAGCGAGTCGAACGTCTCAAGCGGAAAGAGAAGCGCAACAAGTTGCTCAACTCATGA
- a CDS encoding uncharacterized protein (COG:S;~EggNog:ENOG410PG08): MHSNMMFTEEEYESLPPALQRKFFSNTERLRMRLAHSDLSSTANGGPDYPPSALASALPRRLHFQNLRRRPNHTTTTATPASATAGSAVRRRASNNKKKRSRLDKFSSHDSHNSSVTASSLLSPSSAQKPQLSSLQLAYLSAQVDSQCFQSLPPKVQQKFFSPEERAYLRQVYRDSVILDAADQAVYRLEQKKKQTRPSCESLPSDTTTTDLSQTSTLYIESSDSDWDTEAESDDEDNDDDMDSSLNDSFRWLDADGDLDLRLDDYHAHVVNTNPVPKQPPRRKPSFRRTMSFSANRHARKAAASISHSAVPGSSQSSTVPSSLANIVGRTSTSRPPSGYQRPTMHAPRSSTSSIDPAAQYYQDPEARLKLRVYLASPQKFDEAIEFGFPALNDSKDDNSLSERPERVSEGLASPKVQKLTGTFFEDANGAVHGNRCSTDKTRRKSSRLSTVAKTPQTLKNPPHKRQSCTAAPPPALRRVPGNREMTLKMTLTRPDLREQSSPSVSPTSAEDPLKPKELPPVADSYPDIWDESDSEQQNVMKKMWRRLRKPKY, encoded by the exons ATGCACAGCAACATGATGTTTACAGAAGAAGAATACGAATCTCTTCCTCCGGCATTACAGAGAAAG ttcttctcGAATACCGAACGGCTGCGCATGCGTCTAGCCCACAGCGATCTCAGCTCAACTGCCAATGGTGGCCCTGACTATCCCCCATCGGCCCTTGCCAGTGCGCTGCCCCGGCGCCTCCACTTCCAGAACCTCCGGCGTCGGCCTAATcatactactactactgctaCTCCTGCTAGTGCCACTGCTGGCTCAGCTGTGAGAAGGAGGGcctccaacaacaagaagaagcggTCTCGTCTCGACAAATTCTCCTCGCACGATTCTCACAATTCCTCCGTCACCGcttcctctctcctctctccttcctcagcTCAGAAACCTCAGCTCAGCTCCTTGCAATTGGCCTATCTCTCCGCCCAGGTCGACTCGCAGTGCTTTCAATCGTTACCGCCCAAGGTCCAACAGAAGTTCTTCTCGCCAGAAGAGCGCGCCTATCTTCGTCAAGTGTACCGCGATAGTGTGATTCTTGACGCGGCCGACCAAGCTGTGTATCGAttggagcagaagaagaaacaaaCGCGTCCTTCTTGTGAAAGCTTACCGTCTGACACCACTACCACCGACCTCTCCCAAACCTCTACCCTTTACATCGAGTCGTCCGATTCCGACTGGGACACGGAAGCAGAGTCCGACGACGAAGACAACGACGACGATATGGACAGCTCGCTTAACGACAGTTTCCGCTGGCTCGATGCGGATGGCGACCTCGACCTGAGACTGGATGATTACCATGCCCATGTTGTCAACACCAATCCCGTCCCCAAGCAACCGCCGCGCAGGAAGCCTTCCTTCCGGCGCACAATGTCTTTCTCCGCTAACCGCCATGCTCGCAAAGCTGCTGCATCCATCTCTCACTCCGCGGTCCCCGGTTCGAGCCAGTCTTCCACAGTCCCCTCGTCTCTGGCCAATATCGTTGGTCGCACTTCGACCTCCCGACCGCCATCCGGTTATCAACGACCGACCATGCACGCCCCTCGTTCATCGACTTCGAGCATCGACCCCGCTGCACAATATTACCAGGACCCTGAAGCTCGTCTTAAGCTACGGGTGTACCTAGCCTCGCCACAGAAATTCGACGAAGCCATCGAGTTCGGTTTCCCGGCCTTGAACGACAGTAAAGACGACAATAGTCTCTCGGAACGTCCGGAAAGGGTTTCGGAGGGCCTCGCGTCACCAAAGGTGCAGAAGTTGACCGGCACGTTTTTCGAGGACGCGAATGGAGCAGTTCACGGAAACCGCTGTTCGACTGACAAGACTCGACGGAAATCGTCCCGGTTGTCGACTGTTGCGAAAACACCCCAGACCCTAAAGAACCCACCACACAAACGACAATCATGCACGGCTGCACCTCCACCGGCTCTCCGACGCGTACCCGGAAACCGGGAAATGACGCTGAAGATGACCTTGACCAGGCCCGATCTTCGCGAGCAATCGTCTCCATCGGTATCTCCCACCTCGGCAGAAGATCCACTGAAGCCGAAAGAGCTGCCTCCGGTGGCCGATAGCTACCCTGACATCTGGGATGAGTCGGATTCGGAGCAACAAAACGTCATGAAGAAGATGTGGCGCAGGCTTCGGAAACCGAAGTACTAG
- a CDS encoding cytidine deaminase (BUSCO:EOG09264RJL;~COG:F;~EggNog:ENOG410PPBI;~InterPro:IPR002125,IPR006262,IPR016193;~PFAM:PF00383,PF08211;~go_function: GO:0003824 - catalytic activity [Evidence IEA];~go_function: GO:0004126 - cytidine deaminase activity [Evidence IEA];~go_function: GO:0008270 - zinc ion binding [Evidence IEA];~go_process: GO:0009972 - cytidine deamination [Evidence IEA]), with the protein MCCHDKIQIYNHLSLLFSDSNLNHSTTRKETNMANTITTQELEILSNKAISAKSTAYCPYSKFRVGASLLTHSGEYITGANVENVSFPVGTCAERVAFGTAVVNGHKEFKAVAVASDITPGASPCGMCRQFMREFLTPSVPIYMYDGQGGHIVKTMGELLPNSFGPDDLR; encoded by the exons ATGTGTTGTCATGATAAGATACAGATATATAACCACTTGTCACTACTCTTTTCCGATTCAAATCTCAACCATTCTACTACCCGTAAAGAAACAAACATGGCTaacaccatcaccactcAAGAACTAGAAATCCTCTCCAACAAagccatctccgccaaatccaCCGCATACT GCCCGTACTCTAAATTCCGCGTCGGAGCAAGCCTCCTCACCCACTCCGGCGAATACATCACCGGCGCCAACGTCGAGAATGTCTCGTTTCCCGTGGGCACCTGTGCGGAGAGGGTAGCATTTGGAACTGCTGTC GTGAACGGCCATAAAGAGTTCAAGGCTGTTGCTGTGGCCTCGGATATCACGCCGGGGGCGTCGCCATGCGGCATGTGTAGACAGTT CATGCGCGAGTTCCTTACGCCATCGGTGCCGATCTACATGTATGATGGGCAGGGGGGACATATTGTGAAGACTATGGGCGAG CTTCTTCCGAATTCATTTGGCCCGGATGATTTGAGGTAA
- the amcA gene encoding putative mitochondrial ornithine carrier protein AmcA/Ort1 (COG:C;~EggNog:ENOG410PKNC;~InterPro:IPR018108,IPR023395;~PFAM:PF00153) gives MAAAEHAVTIHDERTMELPLLPPNQALEALKDVFCGSAAGMAGKVIEYPFDTVKVRLQSQPDHLPLRYTGPLDCFRQSIRTDGIRGLYRGINAPLLGAAVENSCLFFSYRMFQDILRSTWYSSTTEDLPFSALLVSGAASGSITSLALTPIELVKCKMQVPVNGAARAAPGTLSIIASIFRHDGILGFWRGQLGTFIRETGGGAAWFGGYEGVSGLFRMRAASKRQSTSEPVTLPIYQQMIAGAAGGISYNFLFYPADTIKSRMQTEDVVRPGHGGRQTFLSVGKTMWQQQGLRALYRGCGITCARSAPSSAFIFSVYEALRGFFS, from the exons ATGGCGGCTGCAGAACACGCGGTAACCATTCACGATGAAAGGACCATGGAGCTTCCTCTACTTCCACCGAACCAGGCGCTCGAGGCCCTAAAAGATGTCTTTTGTGGATCG GCTGCAGGAATGGCCGGCAAGGTCATTGAATACCCATTCGACACCGTGAAGGTCCGGCTTCAATCGCAACCAGATCATCTGCCCCTCCGGTATACGGGGCCATTGGATTGTTTCCGCCAATCGATCCGAACGGATGGGATTCGAGGACTCTACAGAGGAATCAACGCCCCTTTACTAGGAGCTGCGGTCGAGAATAGCTGTCTTTTCTTCAGCTATCGTATGTTCCAGGATATTCTGAGGTcaacctggtattcttcGACAACCGAAGATCTACCGTTCTCCGCGCTTCTGGTCAGCGGTGCAGCATCCGGATCGATTACATCGCTTGCCCTTACTCCGATTGAGCTGGTCAAATGCAAGATGCAGGTCCCTGTTAATGGCGCCGCTCGTGCGGCCCCAGGTACATTGTCCATTATAGCATCTATTTTCCGTCACGATGGAATATTAGGGTTCTGGCGAGGCCAGCTGGGCACGTTCATCCGTGAAACAGGAGGCGGCGCTGCCTGGTTTGGAGGATACGAGGGAGTTTCGGGACTTTTCCGGATGCGCGCTGCATCAAAGAGACAAAGCACATCCGAGCCAGTGACCTTACCGATATATCAACAAATGATtgcaggagcagcaggcgGCATCAGCTACAACTTCCTATTCTATCCAGCCGACACCATCAAATCGCGGATGCAAACCGAAGACGTTGTCCGGCCCGGGCATGGTGGAAGGCAGACCTTCTTGAGTGTTGGCAAGACTATGTGGCAGCAACAGGGCTTGAGAGCTCTGTACCGGGGCTGCGGGATAACCTGCGCACGTTCAGCTCCCAGTTCTGCCTTTATTTTCTCCGTCTATGAAGCCCTGCGGGGATTCTTCTCATGA